The proteins below come from a single Haladaptatus paucihalophilus DX253 genomic window:
- a CDS encoding haloacid dehalogenase type II, giving the protein MAFDSDRVSTVTFDSYSTLVDVDAAEKALAERVADPEPVSKLWRARSLEYTFVANHIDAYQTFYEMNRDALEYALSVHDADVSADERDEILAVYHELDVFDDVRSGIERLRDGGYDCYVVSNGNPEMLDSMVEHADIGDLLSDTISADEVRTFKPDAELYRHAADRIDVPVEELAHVTAGWFDVMGARHAGLQGVWLNRKDMPWEPFDGDPDLTVESLSEFADELGV; this is encoded by the coding sequence ATGGCCTTCGATTCCGACCGCGTTTCGACGGTGACGTTCGACTCGTACAGCACGCTGGTGGACGTGGACGCCGCCGAGAAGGCGCTCGCGGAGCGCGTCGCCGACCCGGAACCCGTCTCGAAACTCTGGCGCGCTCGGTCGCTCGAATACACCTTCGTGGCCAATCACATCGACGCGTATCAAACGTTCTACGAGATGAACCGCGACGCGCTCGAATACGCCCTGTCGGTCCACGACGCGGACGTGTCCGCGGACGAGCGCGACGAAATCCTCGCGGTCTACCACGAACTCGACGTGTTCGACGACGTTCGGAGCGGCATCGAGCGGTTGCGGGACGGCGGCTACGACTGTTACGTCGTCTCGAACGGCAACCCCGAAATGCTCGATTCGATGGTCGAACACGCCGACATCGGCGACCTGCTTTCGGACACCATCAGCGCCGACGAGGTGAGGACGTTCAAACCCGACGCGGAACTGTACCGCCACGCCGCCGACCGAATCGACGTGCCGGTCGAGGAACTCGCCCACGTTACGGCCGGGTGGTTCGACGTGATGGGTGCGAGACACGCCGGACTGCAGGGCGTGTGGCTGAATCGAAAGGATATGCCGTGGGAACCGTTCGACGGCGACCCCGACCTGACCGTCGAGTCGCTGTCCGAGTTCGCCGACGAACTCGGCGTATGA
- a CDS encoding SHOCT domain-containing protein, whose translation MTTANDGNSFLRLLVVIVIALLVFPMAMMLFAFPMMGGWMMGGQYGPGYGAMPVWGWLVMLVPLGLLVALGYLAYRVLRSGEHGTDPALAELRMAYARGDISEEEFENRRERLRGER comes from the coding sequence ATGACCACGGCAAACGACGGTAACTCGTTCCTCCGACTGCTCGTCGTCATCGTTATCGCCCTCCTGGTGTTCCCGATGGCGATGATGCTGTTCGCGTTCCCCATGATGGGCGGGTGGATGATGGGCGGTCAATACGGCCCGGGATACGGGGCGATGCCCGTGTGGGGCTGGCTCGTCATGCTCGTCCCGCTCGGTCTCCTCGTCGCGCTGGGCTATCTCGCTTACCGAGTTCTCCGCTCCGGCGAGCACGGGACCGACCCGGCGCTCGCCGAACTGCGGATGGCGTACGCCCGCGGCGACATCTCGGAGGAGGAGTTCGAAAATCGACGCGAGCGACTCCGCGGCGAGCGCTGA
- a CDS encoding DUF4396 domain-containing protein, with the protein MQLTHVVTQVEHAFEPARELLKPILSNPTLLGAWALLVLVCVGVLWWDIRERNGALPSLMKFVWTLVALYSGPFGLAIYWYSGRTQISHDSLWRRGFRSTAHCYSGCGAGEVVGLVAIAGMLAIGSTLVQAAGTFSLAYVFGYALTVGPLMQEGEGFRTAFADAFYSETPSITIMEITAIGTDLLLAGGAKFGSPLFWGSLAFSLSVGFLFAYPVNAALVRFGVKEGMMNPKKMGEGSAHSAD; encoded by the coding sequence ATGCAACTCACACACGTCGTCACGCAGGTCGAACACGCGTTCGAGCCAGCGCGGGAACTACTGAAGCCGATACTGTCGAATCCGACGTTACTCGGTGCGTGGGCGCTTCTCGTCCTCGTTTGTGTCGGCGTCCTGTGGTGGGACATCCGGGAGCGAAACGGGGCGCTCCCCTCGCTGATGAAGTTCGTCTGGACGCTCGTCGCGCTGTACTCCGGACCGTTCGGACTGGCCATCTACTGGTACTCCGGACGAACCCAGATTTCCCACGATTCGCTGTGGCGTCGCGGCTTTCGCTCGACCGCACACTGTTACTCCGGCTGCGGTGCCGGGGAAGTGGTCGGCTTGGTCGCCATCGCGGGCATGCTCGCAATCGGGAGCACGCTCGTCCAGGCCGCGGGGACGTTCTCACTCGCGTACGTCTTCGGCTACGCGCTGACGGTCGGGCCGCTGATGCAGGAGGGAGAAGGCTTCCGGACGGCGTTCGCCGACGCCTTCTACAGCGAAACGCCGTCGATAACCATCATGGAAATCACGGCCATCGGCACGGACCTCCTGCTCGCCGGGGGCGCGAAGTTCGGGAGTCCCCTGTTCTGGGGGTCGCTCGCCTTCTCGCTCTCGGTGGGGTTCCTGTTCGCCTACCCGGTGAACGCCGCGCTCGTCCGCTTCGGCGTCAAGGAGGGGATGATGAACCCGAAAAAGATGGGCGAGGGAAGCGCGCACTCCGCCGACTGA
- a CDS encoding aldo/keto reductase, whose protein sequence is MEYTTLGDTGMEVSRICLGCMSFGSSDWREWVLDEDESMPIIERAIDLGINFFDTANMYSKGESERILGKALEGRRDEMVVATKGYFQMDENDPNSGGLSRKAIEQELDNSRERLGMDTIDLYQIHRWDPDTPIETTMRALDDAVRREKVRYLGASSMWAHQLAEALYTSERIGLDRFVTMQNHYNLAYREEEREMLPLCEKEGMGVIPWSPLARGFLTRPYEAFEDTTRGKTDDYAHEHPYAEGGGEEINERVQELAAEKGVTMAQIALSWLFHKDAVDAPIVGTTSIEHLEEAVEALDIDLSSGDMAYLEEPYEPVRVSGHQ, encoded by the coding sequence ATGGAGTATACGACGCTCGGGGACACCGGAATGGAAGTCAGTCGAATCTGTCTCGGCTGTATGAGCTTCGGGTCGAGCGACTGGCGCGAATGGGTGTTGGACGAGGACGAGAGCATGCCCATCATCGAGCGGGCCATCGACCTCGGTATCAACTTCTTCGACACGGCGAACATGTACTCGAAGGGCGAAAGCGAGCGAATCCTCGGGAAGGCGCTGGAGGGCCGACGCGACGAGATGGTCGTCGCCACGAAGGGCTACTTCCAGATGGACGAAAACGACCCCAACTCCGGGGGCCTGTCGCGGAAGGCCATCGAGCAGGAACTCGACAACTCCCGCGAGCGATTGGGCATGGACACCATCGACCTCTACCAGATTCACCGCTGGGACCCCGACACGCCCATCGAAACCACCATGCGGGCGCTGGACGACGCGGTTCGACGCGAGAAGGTCCGCTATCTCGGCGCCAGTTCGATGTGGGCACACCAACTCGCCGAGGCGCTCTACACCAGCGAGCGAATCGGACTGGACCGGTTCGTCACGATGCAGAACCACTACAACCTCGCGTACCGGGAGGAAGAGCGTGAGATGCTCCCCCTCTGTGAAAAGGAGGGCATGGGTGTCATCCCGTGGAGTCCGCTGGCCCGCGGCTTCCTCACCCGTCCCTACGAGGCGTTCGAGGACACTACTCGCGGCAAGACGGACGACTACGCTCACGAGCACCCCTACGCCGAGGGTGGCGGCGAGGAAATCAACGAACGAGTGCAGGAGTTGGCCGCCGAGAAGGGCGTTACGATGGCGCAAATCGCGCTGTCGTGGCTCTTCCACAAGGACGCCGTGGACGCCCCCATCGTCGGAACGACCAGCATCGAACACCTGGAGGAGGCCGTCGAGGCGCTCGACATCGACCTCTCCTCGGGCGACATGGCGTATCTCGAAGAACCGTACGAACCAGTTCGCGTGTCCGGCCACCAGTGA
- a CDS encoding PAS domain S-box protein — MMDDIRVLFVDPLSDAGVFPDRLADAIDYLSVVEARTTDEALDVLSERRIDCVISAYALPDSDGIELLHAVRQTRLNLPYILCTESGSEKIASRAISAGVTEYLRAGDTDPETLAKRVERIVSPSETSGTDRRFNHYRSIVQAMGDGVYTLDTNGRMTAVNDTLVDISGYERDELVGEHISMLLDDEDVERGDELIRGLIRDNDAVGQLQATLHTVDGRTVPCEARIGLLTHNDVFRGTVGVFRSIEEHEHVKKELRDEKRRIEELHEVASEMESCQTADEICDLTVDAAESILQFDICGVDLIEDDHFVPTAISTGMTNDGYSKLRTNEGIAGKTHQNNETYVIDDVREESDAVPAQAEYRSLLSVPVGDEGIFQAGSRDVASFDHDDAELAELLVSHTAEALRRISSQTALRESEEKYRTLVEQSHDAIYIYRNDSFEFINQRVCDLTGYTRDELMEMEIWDLIHPDDREEVKHIASGRSRGEHSPHYEARVETKHGDIRHIEFSVRIITYEGKHAHLGSARDVTGRKKRKQELKRQNERLEEFASVISHDLRNPLNVAQGHLELAKERGEDRHFEKSESALDRMESLIADLLTLARQGQVVSETEPVELPTIVRQAWSNVETGDRTLIVDTLGTVDADPGRLQELFENLFRNAVEHAGDETTVRVGELADGFYVEDDGPGIPPEERDAVFEHGHTTAKSGSGLGLSIVKGIANAHGWSISVSDGSDGGARFRIRRS, encoded by the coding sequence ATGATGGACGACATCCGTGTGCTATTCGTTGACCCCCTCTCTGACGCGGGTGTTTTTCCGGACCGTCTCGCCGATGCCATCGACTATCTCTCCGTCGTGGAGGCGCGGACCACGGACGAAGCACTCGATGTCCTGTCGGAGCGTCGTATCGACTGCGTTATCAGCGCCTACGCGCTTCCCGATTCCGACGGTATCGAGTTGTTGCACGCGGTCAGGCAAACGAGATTGAACCTTCCGTACATCCTCTGTACCGAATCCGGGAGCGAAAAAATCGCAAGCAGAGCCATCTCCGCCGGTGTGACCGAGTACCTCCGGGCCGGGGACACCGACCCGGAAACGCTGGCGAAGCGCGTCGAACGAATCGTCTCTCCATCCGAAACGAGCGGCACCGACCGGCGATTTAATCACTACCGTTCCATCGTGCAGGCGATGGGCGACGGTGTGTACACGCTGGACACGAACGGCCGTATGACCGCCGTCAACGATACCCTCGTCGATATCTCGGGCTACGAACGTGACGAACTCGTCGGCGAGCACATCTCGATGCTGTTGGACGACGAGGACGTCGAGCGCGGGGACGAACTCATCAGAGGCCTCATCCGTGATAACGACGCCGTCGGTCAGTTACAGGCGACGCTTCATACGGTGGATGGGAGGACCGTCCCGTGCGAGGCCCGCATCGGGTTGCTCACGCACAACGACGTGTTTCGCGGAACCGTGGGAGTGTTCCGAAGTATCGAGGAGCACGAACACGTCAAGAAGGAGCTTCGTGACGAAAAACGACGAATCGAGGAACTCCACGAAGTGGCATCGGAGATGGAGTCGTGCCAAACGGCGGACGAAATCTGTGACCTGACCGTCGATGCGGCGGAAAGTATCCTCCAGTTCGACATCTGCGGCGTCGACCTCATCGAGGACGACCACTTCGTTCCGACGGCGATTTCCACCGGTATGACGAACGACGGGTACTCCAAACTCCGGACCAACGAGGGTATCGCCGGGAAGACGCATCAAAACAACGAGACGTACGTCATCGACGACGTGCGCGAGGAATCGGATGCGGTCCCGGCACAGGCCGAATACCGGTCGCTCCTCAGCGTTCCCGTCGGTGACGAGGGCATCTTTCAGGCGGGGTCGCGCGACGTCGCGTCCTTCGACCACGACGACGCCGAACTGGCCGAACTGCTGGTTTCACACACCGCCGAGGCGCTTCGGCGAATCAGCTCGCAAACGGCCCTTCGGGAGAGCGAGGAGAAGTACCGAACGCTGGTCGAACAGAGCCATGACGCGATCTATATCTACCGAAACGACTCGTTCGAGTTCATCAACCAGCGCGTGTGTGACTTGACCGGGTACACGCGAGACGAACTCATGGAGATGGAAATCTGGGACCTGATACATCCCGACGACCGCGAGGAGGTAAAGCACATCGCAAGCGGTCGAAGCCGCGGCGAGCACTCGCCGCACTACGAGGCCCGCGTCGAGACGAAACACGGCGACATCAGGCATATCGAATTCAGCGTGCGCATCATCACGTACGAGGGCAAACACGCGCACCTCGGCTCCGCCCGTGACGTGACCGGCCGAAAGAAGCGAAAGCAGGAGCTCAAGCGACAGAACGAGCGCTTGGAGGAGTTCGCCAGCGTCATCTCCCACGACCTTCGCAATCCCTTGAACGTCGCACAGGGCCATCTCGAACTCGCTAAAGAACGCGGAGAGGACCGCCACTTCGAGAAGTCGGAGAGCGCCCTCGACCGAATGGAGAGCCTCATCGCCGACCTCCTAACGCTAGCGCGACAGGGGCAGGTCGTCAGCGAAACGGAACCGGTCGAACTTCCGACCATCGTTCGACAGGCGTGGTCGAACGTCGAGACGGGGGACCGAACGCTCATCGTGGATACCCTCGGAACCGTCGATGCCGACCCCGGACGACTGCAGGAACTGTTCGAGAACCTGTTTCGAAACGCGGTCGAACACGCCGGTGACGAGACGACCGTTCGCGTCGGGGAACTCGCGGACGGCTTCTACGTCGAGGACGACGGTCCCGGAATCCCCCCCGAGGAACGCGACGCCGTGTTCGAACACGGCCACACGACCGCAAAGAGCGGGTCCGGACTCGGACTGTCCATCGTGAAGGGCATCGCAAACGCACACGGCTGGTCCATCTCCGTGTCCGACGGATCGGACGGCGGCGCACGCTTTCGGATTCGACGGAGCTAG